In the genome of Spea bombifrons isolate aSpeBom1 chromosome 11, aSpeBom1.2.pri, whole genome shotgun sequence, one region contains:
- the PPP1R3C gene encoding protein phosphatase 1 regulatory subunit 3C, which translates to MIQILEPRSLPRSIMPVDVAVRICLAHSPPLKKFLSPYEDIRGRNFVNRFKPLRPCLTLKKESDSRSSEWNRSKARNKKKVVFADSKGLSLTSVHVFSEFKEEPVTHLQFDLIDLEDITASLKLHEEKNLILGFTQPSADYLQFRNRIHKNFICLENCSLQERSIAGTIKVKNLSYEKMVKVRITFNTWKTFSDVDCTYMNNVYGSTDSDTFSFVIDIPPNTPSHEKIEFCLSYESEGQMFWDNNEGQNYSVVHAEWKSDGVQTPTPIKPDATSYKFQRMKPQSDLYGFGSPRTSSGLFPEWQSWGKSLNTSPYW; encoded by the coding sequence ATGATCCAGATTCTTGAACCACGTTCTCTGCCCCGATCAATAATGCCAGTTGATGTTGCGGTTAGAATATGCTTGGCACATTCACCTCCGCTGAAAAAATTTCTCAGTCCATATGAAGATATCCGAGGAAGAAACTTTGTGAATCGATTCAAACCTCTAAGGCCATGCctcactttaaaaaaagagtCTGATTCCAGGAGCAGTGAGTGGAACAGGTCCAAGGCTCGCAACAAAAAGAAAGTTGTATTTGCAGACTCTAAAGGACTCTCTCTCACTTCGGTTCATGTGTTTTCAGAATTTAAAGAAGAACCAGTGACACATCTCCAGTTTGACCTTATTGATTTGGAAGATATCACAGCGAGTTTAAAACTTCATGAAGAAAAGAACTTAATTCTGGGATTCACCCAGCCATCCGCCGATTATTTGCAGTTCCGCAACCGCATtcacaaaaactttatttgctTGGAGAACTGCAGTCTTCAGGAAAGGTCCATTGCTGGTACCATCAAAGTGAAAAATCTGAGCTATGAAAAAATGGTGAAGGTCCGCATAACCTTTAACACCTGGAAAACCTTCTCAGATGTTGATTGCACATACATGAACAATGTGTATGGAAGCACGGACAgtgatacattttcatttgttatcGATATCCCTCCCAACACTCCCAGCCATGAAAAAATTGAGTTCTGCCTATCGTATGAAAGTGAAGGCCAGATGTTTTGGGACAACAATGAAGGACAAAATTACTCCGTGGTTCACGCAGAGTGGAAATCCGATGGTGTGCAAACTCCTACACCAATTAAGCCAGACGCAACCTCATACAAATTCCAAAGAATGAAACCACAGAGTGACTTGTATGGGTTTGGGAGCCCTAGAACATCATCTGGGCTCTTTCCTGAATGGCAGAGCTGGGGTAAATCTTTGAACACATCACCATACTGGTAA